One window of Triticum dicoccoides isolate Atlit2015 ecotype Zavitan chromosome 5A, WEW_v2.0, whole genome shotgun sequence genomic DNA carries:
- the LOC119298282 gene encoding putative serpin-Z12, protein MSPIGRFVLFLTLFAAWRLRSTLFAEAPPAPGVDSASAIGNASCVALAREAGVRAEGGTGRNFVISPLSIHAALAMVAAGARGDTLRELLGFLGSSSLDALHRAAATELVGRLNDIAQTSFASGVWVDRRWALRPEFTATIASRYNATAESVDFVSGAEQARQRVNAFVADATNKQILEVLPPGSVNSVTAVVLANALYFKGAWTQPFDVSTAPFHIPGGTTVRVPSMTTSESQHIAVYPGFRALKLPYKNGVQQQAEFYMLILLPDRDTVSLADLYDKAVSTPEFFKTHTPTGKVPVGRFMVPKFKFTSEFEASSDMRKHGVTRAFESGGFSGMVTGGDKGLAITTVHHKATVEVDEVGTVAAAATAVVMGFGSAGPRAPQDLVDFVADRPFLFAVVEEGTDAVLFLGHVANPLAH, encoded by the coding sequence ATGTCGCCCATCGGGAGGTTCGTGCTCTTCTTGACCCTGTTTGCTGCATGGCGCCTCCGCTCGACCTTGTTCGCCGAGGCGCCTCCAGCTCCTGGTGTCGACTCCGCGTCCGCGATCGGGAACGCATCGTGCGTGGCCCTTGCCAGGGAGGCCGGCGTCCGGGCGGAAGGTGGCACCGGGCGCAACTTCGTCATCTCGCCGCTGTCCATCCACGCGGCGCTCGCTATGGTGGCCGCCGGCGCGCGGGGCGACACGCTTAGAGAGCTCCTGGGGTTCCTTGGGTCGTCTTCGCTCGACGCGCTACACCGCGCGGCGGCGACCGAGCTCGTCGGCAGGCTCAACGACATAGCGCAGACGTCCTTCGCCAGCGGCGTGTGGGTCGACCGGAGGTGGGCGCTAAGGCCAGAGTTCACGGCCACCATCGCGTCGCGGTACAACGCCACGGCGGAATCCGTGGACTTCGTGTCGGGGGCCGAGCAGGCGAGGCAGCGCGTGAACGCCTTCGTGGCGGACGCGACCAACAAGCAAATCCTCGAAGTCCTGCCTCCGGGCTCCGTCAACTCCGTCACGGCAGTCGTCCTCGCCAACGCGCTCTACTTCAAAGGGGCGTGGACTCAGCCGTTCGATGTCTCTACCGCGCCGTTCCACATCCCAGGCGGCACCACCGTGCGCGTGCCATCCATGACGACAAGCGAGTCACAGCACATCGCGGTCTACCCAGGCTTCAGGGCCCTCAAGCTGCCGTACAAGAACGGCGTGCAGCAGCAAGCTGAATTCTACATGCTTATCCTACTACCGGACAGGGATACTGTCAGTCTTGCCGATCTGTACGACAAGGCCGTGTCTACGCCGGAATTTTTCAAGACGCACACACCAACAGGGAAGGTTCCAGTCGGGCGGTTCATGGTCCCCAAGTTCAAGTTCACATCCGAGTTTGAAGCGTCATCCGACATGCGGAAGCATGGTGTCACTAGGGCTTTCGAAAGCGGCGGCTTCTCTGGCATGGTGACTGGCGGGGATAAGGGGCTTGCCATCACCACGGTGCACCATAAGGCCACCGTCGAGGTTGACGAGGTAGGCACGGTGGCCGCCGCTGCCACGGCCGTCGTAATGGGGTTTGGTAGTGCGGGTCCAAGGGCACCACAGGATCTGGTCGATTTTGTGGCGGATCGGCCTTTCTTATTTGCCGTGGTAGAGGAGGGGACAGACGCAGTGTTGTTTCTTGGTCATGTGGCTAATCCTCTAGCTCATTAA